TACAACTACTCCTGTCCGTTAAAATCTCATCCTGTCTTCTATTGTAACGCGAATTGCTCAAAATAAAAAATTCCGTGTAATCGTCGAGCATCCTATTATACGCCCAGCCCCTGTCCAATGAATACAATCCTACTTAAAAAAATCCGAAACCTGTCCAATCGAAGCCCCGTATATGCTTAAAACGGCTGAAGTCGAAAGGATGAACGTTCATGTTCAAAAAGATTATAGGCAAACTTCTGGATTCTAAATCTTCATCTCACCGTAGGCGCAGCTCATCAGATCGACGTTCATATAAACGTTACAGCAGTTCCTCTGGCAAACGCAACTACAGACGATATTCATCTTCGGATGCAAAGCACCGGGATAGCCGCCACGGCTCCGGTTATTATAAAAGCAGAAAGTACAGCTCCAGCTAAACGGGTATTACAATTTCAAAACAGAATGGTTCGTATCAGGTAGACTGGCGCTAAATCATCGTATATGTATTAAAAGGGGTGTTCTGCCAACCGTCCTCACGGTTAGCAAAACACCCTTTATTTATTTCTTCATCGCAATTTCATCAGTACACGGTCAATATCCGCCTGTAATTCCAGCGCATCGCCTTCATAGCCTGGACGAAGTCCAAGCAGTCGTTCCAGCATATCGCGAACTCCCGGCGTGAGCTTGAGCTCTTCCTGCCAGCTGGCCGGTTTGCGACCCTTTTCTGGCTCGTAAGCGGAATACAGCATGAACAAAAGAAAATGACCGAGATCCTGCAAATCCTGGTCCGGAGCAGCCAGTTCATCTTCAGGCTCGGGTAATTCACGCATCCGGCGTTTCAGCTCAGGCAACAACGGCTCCCCCATGCGCCGTGCCAGGCCAAAATCAATTAAATGCGTCTGTCCGTCACGTAAAATGACATTCGGAATACGCACATCCCCATGGATAAATCCCTGCTCATGAACATGCATAATGGGAGCCAGTAATTGCCTTACCAGCTCCAGACATTCCTGTTCCGTATATTTGAGGCCTTGATCGAATATGCACTGTTCCAGTGTCTCCCCTAAGATATACTCAGTAACAATGTAACTGCGCGCCCGGTATGTGAACACATCCAGCAACTGTGGGATGGCCGGATGTTCCATCCGATTCATCACATCCGCCTCCCTGTCCAGCAGCCGTACAGCGAGTTTACCCTTGCTGGGTTTGGATTCTTTTAAAGCCACATCCTGGCCAGTCTGTTCATCGGTACACAGGTATGTCAGTCCATAACTCCCCATGCCGAGCAGGTCATATATCGTATAACGCCCGGCGATCTTCGTACCTTTCCGCCGGGGGCGATCAGTCCATAGGCCAAGCAGTTTTTGCCAGCTTCGTCGCAGCTCCACAGGTCCTCCCACGCCAGCCATCTGATCTCCTGTTCTCCGTTTAAGCAGAACAGATCAGCAGCCAGTCTTGTTGTTGTATGGGCTCATTATATCAAGCTGCCTGTGTAAAATCACGACGAGCATGGACCAGACCCTCAAGCTTCTTTATGCTTTTTGGGCAGCAGCCCGAACAACATTCGGAGCGACGCTCCTTTGGGTTTGCGTTTTCTGCCCTGGAAGCTGCGCAGATTGGTGACCAGTTCACGGTCCCGCTCCTCTTCGAGCTTCTCATTCATCCACAGGCGCTGCTTCTCCATCTGCTCCTGAAGAGCAAGATGGGTATCCGCCAGATGCTGCAGCGTTAACTCCAGTTCGTCCACCCGATGCTGCAGCAGCTGGACCTGATCATCCTGCTGTCCAACAGCACCATATGTCACTTCACTCACCAGTTGTCCCAGACCTTCATAAGATCTCAAGGCTCCAGTTGGCTCAGGTCCCTCAGGGAATACTGTGGGCATCCCTGTTGCAGCAACCTCCATCTTCGAAACCTCCTCCACTGCCATCACAGGCACATCCGGAGTCAGTACAGTCACCACAGCATCTGCAAGTGGCAGGTTATGTTCCCTAAGTTCTGTCATCAGACGTTCGATGCACTCGATATCGTCCGACTTGAACAACCTGGATTTGTTGGCGGAACGCTCGAATCGATACCCATGTTCCTCAAGCGCCGCCGCATATTTACGAAGAGTACTGGCACCAATGCCCAGGCTCTTGGCCGTTTCCGTCGTTGCTCCTGCTTCTTCAATCATTATTATTCCCTCCCGGAATGAAGTCTTTTTGATACAAGGTAGTGGCTTCAGCGTTCCCTTCTGGAACTGTCATCGGATCGGGTCAACCTGTCTCATGGATCAAGTACGCATTTTTCATTTGCTTGTCCGTATGTATTCGTCAGTCTCGTTGCAGATCCCTTTGACGCTTTTCTTCTGTTTCTGCGGATTCATAAGAACTTTTGTCAGCTGCCTCATTCGTAAAAATAACCCTTCATCCGACAAGGAGCATGAATGCTGTCATGTCGAAATTGATTGGTGCAAACGCCGTCACTTTTTATGAATATGAATTATACATGTCAATTTTGTTAACCCCATTACTCCAATACGCTCCCGCGACAGAGGAAATCATTGCTGCACAGCTTTTCCATGTGTTATCTTATGTAACGTAGAAGCAGTTATTCGCATAAAATAAAGGACTATACTTAACATAAGTCTCATTGTGAACGGATAAATCAAATGTAAACGGGGGCTGAACGGCAGTGTTAGGCAAATCAGGTAAAGTAGCGGTGATCGGGGCGGGACTTGTCGGTTCAAGTTGTGCGTATTCGATGATTAATCAATCGATATGCAGAGAGATTATGATGGTTGACCGGACGTATGACCGCGCGGTTGCACAGGCGCTGGATTTTTCCCATTGTATGGACTTCACACATAACCGCACGAAGGTATACGCTGGCACTTATGCAGATTGCGGCAGCATGGACGTCATTGTTCTGACTGCCGGAGCGAATCCGAAGCCGGGGCAGACTCGTCTGGATATTCTGGAGGAAGCGGAGTCCATTGCCAAAGATATCGTTGTTCCTATCATGAATAGCGGATTCCGGGGGATTTTTGTCGTCGCGGCCAATCCGGTTGACATAGTAACTTATATGGTATGGAAGCTGTCCGGTCTTCCGCGTGAACGAGTCATCGGTACAGGTACGTCTATTGATTCCTCCCGGCTCAAAACACTGTTGTCCGAAGTCTTCTCCATCGATCCACGCAGCGTGCACGGATATGCTCTCGGGGAGCATGGGGAATCTCAATTCGTGGCATGGTCGCATGTCACCATCGGAGGCAAACCGATTATGCACATTATGGAGCAGCACAAGGAACGTTTCAAACATCTGGACTTGGAAGATATCGCCCGCAAGACGAAAGATGCCGGTTGGGAAATTTTCACCCGTAAAGGTTCCACTCAATTCGGAATCGGTAACGCACTCGCACATATTACCCGTTCGATTCTCAACGATGAACACAAGATCATTGCTGTCTCCGCGATCCTCGATGGCGAGTATGGACAGAGCAACGTCTGTGCAGGTGTTCCAGCCATTATTGGCGGGAATGGAATTCAGGAGATTATCGAATTGAATCTGGATGCATCTGAACGTGAGAAATTCGAGCGTTCCTGTGAGGTACTGTCGGGTAATATCAACCGTCTTACCTTGGTTTGACCAGTTCATTCAAGGATGGCCCATAACAAAATAACCAGAAACACAAAAACGCCAATAACCTCCTGATACAGAAGCGTCATTGGCGTTTTTATGTTTGTTTATTTTAATACACCTTGGGAGTACGAGTCTTCAGCTCGGTGCAAGCTGAGGTTCATCTGTTGGTCCCCATTGCTGTAATACCCGTTTTAATTCACTCAGCATGATTGGTTTGCTGATGAAGTCGCGCATCCCAATCTCCAAACAAGCTTCCTTGTCTTCACGTTTGGCATTTCCGGTTACCGCTATAATAGCCGGAATTCGCTCCTGCGGAATTAATCGGTGTACAAGGTCTGTCGCTTTCAGCCCATCCATAACAGGCATCTGAAGATCCATAAGAACAATATCATAGGCATTTTGTGAAATAGCCTCGATCGCTTCAACCCCATTGGTGCATACATCTGCCTGGTAACCAAGCTTCTCCAGATACTCTGATAAAATCTTCCGGTTTACCGGGTGATCCTCGGCAACCAGAATACGCATCGCCACCTTATCCCCCTGGCGTGTGCGATCATGGTTGAATTGACGTGCAGATTGCTCTGCCTCTGCAGTCGCATCTACACTTGTGGCTGGCACTGCGAAGCGGAAGGTTGATCCCTTCCCATCTTCACTCTCCACACTGATACTACCCCCCATAATCTCCACAAGTCGCTTCGAGATGACCAATCCAAGACCTGTCCCGCCATATTTGCGGTTAATTACAGGATGCAGTTGAGAGAATGACTGGAACAACTGATCCAGCTTATCCTCTGGAATACCGATCCCCGTATCCTTCACCGCAAAGTCCAGCACACTCGCTTCCGGTCGACTGCCGCGAATAATATCCACCGTGACATCAATGCTGCCCTGATCCGTAAACTTCAAGGCATTACTCACCAGATTGACGAGAATTTGCCGAATACGCATCGCATCTCCCACCATAAACTCAGGAATATCGGGATTAAGTCGATATCGGATCTTCAACTGCTTCTCTTCCGCTTTTGAGGAGAAAAGTTCCGCAACCTGCTCCAGCATGATGCGCAGCGAGAACGGTTCGTAGGCCAAAGCCATTTTACCGGACTCCAATTTACTGAAATCAAGGATGTCATTCAGAATATTTAATAGTGCATCGCCGCTCTCACGGATGATCTCGGCGTATTCTCGCTGTTCCTCTGACAAATCGGTCCCGATCAGCAATTCAGTCATCCCCACGATTCCATTCATCGGTGTACGAATTTCATGACTGACCATGGACAGGAATTCCGACTTGGCCTGTGCCGCGAGTTCAGCGGTTTCCTTGGCACGCACAATTTCGCGATCACCAGTCACATCATTGAACACGATAACGGCACCACGAATCTGACCCTCATCGATAATCGGTGTAACCTGGTACTCCACCAGAAAGCTGGTTCCATCTTTGCGCCAGAACACATCCTCCTTCACCGTACGACGCTGCCCGTCCATCACCGTCATATGAATAGGACATTCATTTTTCGGGAAATAGCTGCCATCTGCACGTGAATGATGAATGATGGGATGCGAATTTTTGCCGACAAACTCTTCCGCTTCATAGCCAAACATGGAAGCAGCAGCCGGATTCATAAATCGGGTGATGCCCTCTGCGTCCAATCCATAGATGCCCTCTGTAACCGAGTTAAGAATCAGGGCATGCTGTTTGCTAAGCTCCTGAATCTGCTCCGTATAATCCTTGCGCTCCGTAATATCAGACAAGATCCCATACACACCCACAAGTTCCTGATCCACAATGATGGGAACATTAATGATAGATACATCAACCTTCCGACCACTGGAATTCACGATCCGAGTTTCATAATGTTGGGGTTTCCCCTGCTTCACCAGTTCGAAGTAGGCTTGCCCGGCGTTCACTTCACTTTTATCCAGATGCGTAAGAAAGGACTGCCCGATCAATTTGCTTCGAGGCACATCCAGCATTTTGACCAGATTTCGGTTCACTGCCGTATATTTACCTTCGAGATTGAGCGAATATACCGCTGCCGGATTATGTTCGAAGAGAGATTTGTACCGTTGACGACTCTCTCTAAGGCGTCTTTCTGCATTTTTATGCTGGGTAATATCCCGGCTGATGCTTACAATCTGAGTATTTTTGCCCTCTTCTCCAGCCACAGGCTTTGCCAGCGTTTCCATCCAGATGTAGTGACCTTTCTTATGAAGCACTCGCATCTTGCAGCCATTCCCACTCGACGACATCTCCAAAAGTTCAGGATAATCCCCAGGGTAACAATAATCCTTCAGGGACTTTCCTGTCACCTCTTCCGGGCGATATCCGAGCAACGGATAGACGGAAGGAGAAACATAGAGCAGCTTGCCGTCCATTGAACTCGTGGTAATCAGATCCTGAGCATGGTCCGCCAACATCTGATATTTCTCCTGCGTTTCATGCAATTTACGTTCCACTTCTACAATCTCAGTTACATCCCTGGCAATACCGTATATCCCTACAATCTCATCTTTCTCCGTTATGGGAACATAGGTAATCTCGGCCTGTTTCAGAGAACCGTCTCTATGATAAAACGTGATTGAATTACTGACTGAATGCCCAGCCAGTACCTCATTAATGTATTTTCCTCGTAACTCCTCGCTCTCTGGAGGACAGATCACATCTCGATTCAACCGACGGAGTTCTTCAAATGTATACCCTGAAATCCTCTCAATCGAGGGATTGGCATCAATATAGTTTCCATGGATGTCCATCACATATATGGCATCCGGGTGATTAAAAAACAATGATTGGTAAGAACTTCCCTCAGAAATAATGCGCTTCAGGGTTTCCGTTTTATTAATATCCAAGGCTTACCCCTCTTTTCTTAGCCTATATCTTCATCTAACAACCAAAAAATATAATTATCTGCGAAATGGGCCTACCCTCGAATAACCATGTAAGCCTTCCTAGAAACAGCTTTTTTTATTTTACCAGATTCCAGTTCAAATTTGCTTAAAATCTCTTCACCATAACCATGTAAAAACGACAAAAAAATCCCCTTTAAGCGACATAGTCCGTCAATAACCGAGGTCTATGTTTGCTTAAAAGGAATTTATTACACAACGAATTGTGAGATCCGGTAATTAAATTTCTTTTTTTCTAAAATATAAAACGCCAATCAAAATGAAGAGAATTGCACTGCCCCCGACAACCGCCAGCATGGTCCCAAGCGGAACATTGTACGCTCCGAATCCTCCACCTTCGATCGGTGTCATTAGAATCATCGGTTGCGCCCAAGGGTAATACGGGCCAAATGTAGCCGAGTTCACGATCAGAATGTTCGGTACGGTCAACGCAAAATTCAATGCCAGCGGTGCGGCAAAGCTGCTCCATATCAAGGAAACGAACATTTGGAGAGCAGCGAGCGGCACACAAGCAAACAGTCCCAGCAGCAGCTTACCTGTAAGGAACCCCCAAGGGATAGGACCGGTCATACCCTGGATCGTACCCGCCAGCAGGATGGACCCCAACAGCAGCAATTGTGTGCCTGCCAGAAGCAAAATCACGATGGTCAGTTTACCTGCATATACGCCTGTACGGGTAAGCGGCAGCACCAGCATTTGTTTCCAGCCTCCCCCCGCATGCTCGAAACGACAGACGAAAGAGGTGAATACACCAGTCAGAATGGGCAGCAATAACAAACCGTGAAGAAAGACCATTGAACCCATAAGTACACTCCATTGACCTGATGGTGTGGACAGCAGCCCGATAAGCAGTGCGATCAATGGACTAAGCAGAATCAGAAGCCAGACAGGTGATTTGCCCATTTTGAGCCGCTCAGAGGACAGGATTCGAAGATAAGTAGTTGCAAAATTCATCTCAGGCCACATCCTTCCGGCTAAAGTGCAGCATCCCCAGCAGCATGATCAAGAGACCCGAACCTACGCCCAAACCGACATACACGAATGGTGTTGGGCTGGCCCAAGCCATCTGTGCCCATGCAAGCGGAAAGTACGGTGAGATACTGAGTGCGAACATGCCCATTACCGCGAGGACAATGCCAAGCGTGACGGGAAGAGCCTGATTTTTGTTTACCATTGTCAGCCATAGCTCCAGCGATAACACCGGAAGCGCGCCAGCCAGTGGCAGTAAACCCAGCTTGATTGCATGTATCCAGGGAATCTCATCCGCGTTGAATCCAAGCACCAGACCCAGACCAATAATTCCCGCTGTTAATAACAAACAGGAGATGATGAGCAGCATACAAGAGAGCAGGAACTTGGCCAGGTATACCGCAGGTCTCGAGATCGGCATCGCCAGCAATTGCTTCCACGATCCCTGTTCATGTTCCACATTTGCGATCATTGAGCTGAGGATCGTCGCCCCCAGCATCAAGGCAAGTGGTACAAAAACAACCACATTATCCAGCAAACTCTCCCACAGATGGCCCCCATACTGTTCTTTCAGATAGTCCAAACGAAGCCCGAAATTCAAAGCTTGCATCGCTGTCAGTCCGATGGGGGCCAAGAAAACGAGGAACCAGATACCTTTGCCACGAATTTTGAGCCAATCGGACGATAACGCACGGCCCGTCATACCGTTGCCCCCTCACCGATGACTCGCATGAACAAGTCTTCCAGGGATTGACGGTGCTCTTCCACACGATAGACTGCGTGATCCTGCTCAACCAATCGGCGAACCAGCAATGCAATCGCGCTATTATCCATATACGGGAACGTGAGCGCGGCTCCTTCACGTTGACCGAATTGTCCCTGCTCTCTTGCCAGCTTCATCGCCTCTTCCGGCTCGGAAACCGTCAGTCGAATGGAACTGCCCGTCTGGCTATGCAGATTGGCAATCGTATCCTGAAGGACCATTTTCCCCTCACGGATAATGCCGACCCGGCTCGCCATCTGTTCCACTTCACTCAGCAAATGGCTGGACACCAGGACGGTAATGCCGTGCTCCAGCGGCATGCGTTTGATTAATTCCCTAATCTCCTGAATGCCCGCCGGATCAAGGCCGTTCGTCGGCTCGTCCAAAATTAGCAGCTCCGGCTCGCCCAGCAGGGCACTTGCAATCCCCAGACGCTGTTTCATTCCAAGCGAATAACCTTTTACGGAACGTTTGGCATCCCGGGTCAGATCCACAATGGAAAGAACTTCGGCAATCCTCGATTTGGGGACATTCAATATCCGACGCAAGGTTTCCAGATTCTCCACGGCGTTCAGGTGTCCATAGTATGAAGGATATTCAACCAATGACCCTACACGTCGCAGAATGTCCATGCGATCTTTGCGGATATCCTTGTCGAATACACGGATGACACCTTTGGTTGGCTTGATTAAGCCAAGAAGCATACGAATGGTTGTTGTTTTACCAGCGCCGTTGGGACCAAGGAAGCCGTAAATGTCTCCCTTTTTAATATGCAAATCAAGTTCACGGACCGCCGCACGGTCCCGGTATGTTTTCCATAAGTTAGCGGTTTGAATAATGTTATTACTCACTGTTTGATCACCTCGGATATCATCGTAACCTTCCAAGGTTAAAGCTGAAGTCGCCTGAAGTTTAAGTTTAGTTTAAAAAAAGGTTAGGCCCTTGGTTTCCCAGCTCCCTCGCCGCTATAGAGGCACACCCGCAGTCCGTTCTCGGAGCTGTCCACCCTCTTCCGCAGACCCATCTCACGAATCAGCAGATCCACGATAGATAACCCGAGACCTGTTCCCTTGGTATCCGAATCTTCCTGCAATCCTGGTCCCCTATCTTGAATGACAAGAGCTACCTCCCCATGGATCTGTTCTGTCGATATGCCAATATATCTCCCACTCGCTGCATGGCGGATGACATTCTGAAACAGGTTATCAAGAACACGACGCAATCCCTGCTCATCCACCTGCCAAGTCAATGGTTCTTCCGGCAGATCGATATCAATCTCAAACTGCTCTTTCTCCCACACAGGATACCATGCTGCTGCCGTTTCTCTGACGATTCGCAGGACGTCCTTCAGTTCCAGCTTCAATGTATATTTTCCGCTGGTGAGCAGGTTGTACGACAACATGTTATCGATCAGTCCGCTCAAGTCATCCATCTTGGCTTCCATACGACGCAATGAAGTATCCGCAGCCGTGCTTAGTGGTTCTTTGTGAAGAGAATGCATATGTCCACGAATAACAGTCAGCGGTGTGCGCAGATCATGCGACAGTCCCGCGACAAGACGTTTGCGAAGCTGCTCTTCCTCCCGCTCCCGGTGACGGCTGTCTGTCAACTGATGCACCATTTCATTGAACGATTCTTCCAGCTGCCCGATCTCGTCTGATCTGCGAATCTCAACAGGAAGTGGAATACCCTCCTTGCCCGGAGTGATCATCGCCGTCTGGAGCCGGATGAGCCGCTTGCGAATTCGCGCAAAGAACAGGATCGACATGATGATAAATAACAGGAAGATAATCATCATCAGTCCACCCAAATACAAGAGTTCCATAGGCCAGTTGTTCTGCGGCTTTTGCAAAAGATATCTTGGGACTTCAATCACCATAAAGCCTTGTCCCTTGTCTTCACTATCTCCCCCTACAAAAGAAACCACCGTTAGCGGATCACGATAGGAGGCTTCCTTCATAAATTCCAGGGAGGTGTTTGCATTCCATATCGAAGGAATCCGGGTCTCGGTTGTCTGATGATTCAACGTCCACTTCAATGTCGTCATTGTTGTTCCATCCACGGTGGATTCCGATACATCAACATCCTCTCCAGCGAGAATAAATGCTGTTTCACCTTTTTGATCCACACGGTACATCGAAGATTTGGGATATTTGCGGTGCAGCTGCTCCATACGTTGATTGATTTTTTCAGATGTCGCCCCATCCAGCTTCTCGGATTCCCGGGTCCACAGGTTACTGATTTTCGTGCTATCCCCATAAGGTGCCGTATTCTCTTTATTTGTATTGTTCACCACCACCACATAGATGATGGATGTAATGGGGAGAATGACCGGCACAAACAAAACCGCTGCCAAGATCAGAAGAATATATCGGGACATCAGGGTCCGTCCAAAACGCATTTTCCGTTTGCCTGGAAAGCTTCGTTTCACTCCTCTATCCCTATTGGATGAATCGCGCATCGTCGCCTTTTTGCTCATGGCTTCTTCACACGATACCCGACACCGCGAACGGTCTGAATGATAGTCGGGTTCGCCGGATCACGCTCCAGCTTCTCACGCAGATGCCGAATATGTACCATTAATGTCTTGTCTCCGTCGAGGTAAGATTCGTTCCAAACGGCTTCGTAGATCTGTTCCTTGGTTCGAATCATGCCCATATGCCTGAGCAGGTAGGCGAAGATATGAAACTGTTTACCTGATAAAATAATTTCTTCCCCCGTCTCCTCATTCACGATCCGGTGGTCCTTCTCGTAGATGGACAGGTGGTCCAGTTTCACCACGGTATCGGCGGAGATTGCCGTTCCTGCCTTTCGAAGCTGGACTTCAATCCGTGCGGCGAGTTCATCGGGATGGAATGGCTTGGTTACATAATCATCGGCAAAATCAAGCCCATGCAGCTTGTCGTCAATGGACGTTCTGGCCGAAAGCATGACAATGGGCACTTCTGGATGTTCCTTTTTGAGTCGCTGTCCTACCGTAAATCCATCCAGTCCCGGCAGCATGACATCCAGAATAACCAACGAACAGCCCCCGGCAGCTTCAGCCGCACCTTCACCACTTCCGAGCCACAGCACCTCATATCCACGCTCCTCCAAGTCGGCTCTGACCCAGGTGGCAATTTCCGTATCGTCTTCAATGTATAACAGTTTCGTTTTCATGCGTGTATTCGTTTCCTTTCTGCACCCTTTGGGTTAATTATATATTTGAAACATAATGAGATATCTTGTTTATATAAATTGTACAAATGTTGATTCCGCAATCATTGATGTCCTTTTATTTTAAATTATACCTTAATCATCCGCTTCGCATAATTCTGCATCGAATGCTTCGACTTGCTCACATAATACATGTGTATACGACGGGAGGAAATTCAACATGCTGCTGGAAGCCATCTATCATCAACCAAAACGGAACTGGGCCTATGCCTACGATAAGGATACCATTCGTCTGCGTCTGCGTGCCAAAAAGAATGATCTTACCGAGGTACATGCCCTGACTGGGGACAAATACGCCTGGGATCGCACCAAAGAGCTGGTTCCTTTAACCAAATATACATCCGACTCCATGTTCGACTATTATGAGGGGCAAGTAAAGCCTCCGTATCATCGACTGAAGTATTCCTTCCTGCTGAAAAGTGGCACAGAACAAATCTGGATGACCGAAACGGATTTCCAAGACCATGAACCCGACGACCCTGGTCACATGTTCCAGTTCCCATATATCCACCCTGGGGCTGTATTTACACCGCCTGCATGGGTTAAGGATGCAATTTTCTATCAGATCTTCCCTGAACGATTCGCAAATGGCAACCCCGACCTCAATCCGGAACATGTGGAACCGTGGGGAGGCAAGCCGACCCCGTTTAACTTCTTCGGCGGTGATCTCCAGGGCGTCATCGACCATCTGGATTACCTTGAAGAGTTGGGTATTAACGCCATTTATTTCACACCGATCTTCGAGGCAACGACCAATCACAAATACGATACCGAAGATTATCTGCGAGTAGATCGTCATTTTGGTGATGCAGATACGGTCAAACGGCTTGTTGAGCTGTGCCATGCACGCGGAATCCGGGTGCTGCTGGATGCGGTGTTTAATCATTCCGGGAAGACGTTCGCGCCGTTTGTTGATGTGCAGAAGAACGGGGAGAATTCCAAATACAAGGACTGGTTCCATGTGCATGAATTCCCGCTGGAGGTGAAG
Above is a window of Paenibacillus sp. E222 DNA encoding:
- a CDS encoding PAS domain S-box protein; translation: MDINKTETLKRIISEGSSYQSLFFNHPDAIYVMDIHGNYIDANPSIERISGYTFEELRRLNRDVICPPESEELRGKYINEVLAGHSVSNSITFYHRDGSLKQAEITYVPITEKDEIVGIYGIARDVTEIVEVERKLHETQEKYQMLADHAQDLITTSSMDGKLLYVSPSVYPLLGYRPEEVTGKSLKDYCYPGDYPELLEMSSSGNGCKMRVLHKKGHYIWMETLAKPVAGEEGKNTQIVSISRDITQHKNAERRLRESRQRYKSLFEHNPAAVYSLNLEGKYTAVNRNLVKMLDVPRSKLIGQSFLTHLDKSEVNAGQAYFELVKQGKPQHYETRIVNSSGRKVDVSIINVPIIVDQELVGVYGILSDITERKDYTEQIQELSKQHALILNSVTEGIYGLDAEGITRFMNPAAASMFGYEAEEFVGKNSHPIIHHSRADGSYFPKNECPIHMTVMDGQRRTVKEDVFWRKDGTSFLVEYQVTPIIDEGQIRGAVIVFNDVTGDREIVRAKETAELAAQAKSEFLSMVSHEIRTPMNGIVGMTELLIGTDLSEEQREYAEIIRESGDALLNILNDILDFSKLESGKMALAYEPFSLRIMLEQVAELFSSKAEEKQLKIRYRLNPDIPEFMVGDAMRIRQILVNLVSNALKFTDQGSIDVTVDIIRGSRPEASVLDFAVKDTGIGIPEDKLDQLFQSFSQLHPVINRKYGGTGLGLVISKRLVEIMGGSISVESEDGKGSTFRFAVPATSVDATAEAEQSARQFNHDRTRQGDKVAMRILVAEDHPVNRKILSEYLEKLGYQADVCTNGVEAIEAISQNAYDIVLMDLQMPVMDGLKATDLVHRLIPQERIPAIIAVTGNAKREDKEACLEIGMRDFISKPIMLSELKRVLQQWGPTDEPQLAPS
- a CDS encoding ABC transporter permease, encoding MNFATTYLRILSSERLKMGKSPVWLLILLSPLIALLIGLLSTPSGQWSVLMGSMVFLHGLLLLPILTGVFTSFVCRFEHAGGGWKQMLVLPLTRTGVYAGKLTIVILLLAGTQLLLLGSILLAGTIQGMTGPIPWGFLTGKLLLGLFACVPLAALQMFVSLIWSSFAAPLALNFALTVPNILIVNSATFGPYYPWAQPMILMTPIEGGGFGAYNVPLGTMLAVVGGSAILFILIGVLYFRKKEI
- a CDS encoding ABC transporter ATP-binding protein; the protein is MSNNIIQTANLWKTYRDRAAVRELDLHIKKGDIYGFLGPNGAGKTTTIRMLLGLIKPTKGVIRVFDKDIRKDRMDILRRVGSLVEYPSYYGHLNAVENLETLRRILNVPKSRIAEVLSIVDLTRDAKRSVKGYSLGMKQRLGIASALLGEPELLILDEPTNGLDPAGIQEIRELIKRMPLEHGITVLVSSHLLSEVEQMASRVGIIREGKMVLQDTIANLHSQTGSSIRLTVSEPEEAMKLAREQGQFGQREGAALTFPYMDNSAIALLVRRLVEQDHAVYRVEEHRQSLEDLFMRVIGEGATV
- a CDS encoding protein kinase, encoding MAGVGGPVELRRSWQKLLGLWTDRPRRKGTKIAGRYTIYDLLGMGSYGLTYLCTDEQTGQDVALKESKPSKGKLAVRLLDREADVMNRMEHPAIPQLLDVFTYRARSYIVTEYILGETLEQCIFDQGLKYTEQECLELVRQLLAPIMHVHEQGFIHGDVRIPNVILRDGQTHLIDFGLARRMGEPLLPELKRRMRELPEPEDELAAPDQDLQDLGHFLLFMLYSAYEPEKGRKPASWQEELKLTPGVRDMLERLLGLRPGYEGDALELQADIDRVLMKLR
- a CDS encoding HAMP domain-containing sensor histidine kinase; amino-acid sequence: MSKKATMRDSSNRDRGVKRSFPGKRKMRFGRTLMSRYILLILAAVLFVPVILPITSIIYVVVVNNTNKENTAPYGDSTKISNLWTRESEKLDGATSEKINQRMEQLHRKYPKSSMYRVDQKGETAFILAGEDVDVSESTVDGTTMTTLKWTLNHQTTETRIPSIWNANTSLEFMKEASYRDPLTVVSFVGGDSEDKGQGFMVIEVPRYLLQKPQNNWPMELLYLGGLMMIIFLLFIIMSILFFARIRKRLIRLQTAMITPGKEGIPLPVEIRRSDEIGQLEESFNEMVHQLTDSRHREREEEQLRKRLVAGLSHDLRTPLTVIRGHMHSLHKEPLSTAADTSLRRMEAKMDDLSGLIDNMLSYNLLTSGKYTLKLELKDVLRIVRETAAAWYPVWEKEQFEIDIDLPEEPLTWQVDEQGLRRVLDNLFQNVIRHAASGRYIGISTEQIHGEVALVIQDRGPGLQEDSDTKGTGLGLSIVDLLIREMGLRKRVDSSENGLRVCLYSGEGAGKPRA
- a CDS encoding ABC transporter permease encodes the protein MTGRALSSDWLKIRGKGIWFLVFLAPIGLTAMQALNFGLRLDYLKEQYGGHLWESLLDNVVVFVPLALMLGATILSSMIANVEHEQGSWKQLLAMPISRPAVYLAKFLLSCMLLIISCLLLTAGIIGLGLVLGFNADEIPWIHAIKLGLLPLAGALPVLSLELWLTMVNKNQALPVTLGIVLAVMGMFALSISPYFPLAWAQMAWASPTPFVYVGLGVGSGLLIMLLGMLHFSRKDVA
- a CDS encoding L-lactate dehydrogenase, with amino-acid sequence MLGKSGKVAVIGAGLVGSSCAYSMINQSICREIMMVDRTYDRAVAQALDFSHCMDFTHNRTKVYAGTYADCGSMDVIVLTAGANPKPGQTRLDILEEAESIAKDIVVPIMNSGFRGIFVVAANPVDIVTYMVWKLSGLPRERVIGTGTSIDSSRLKTLLSEVFSIDPRSVHGYALGEHGESQFVAWSHVTIGGKPIMHIMEQHKERFKHLDLEDIARKTKDAGWEIFTRKGSTQFGIGNALAHITRSILNDEHKIIAVSAILDGEYGQSNVCAGVPAIIGGNGIQEIIELNLDASEREKFERSCEVLSGNINRLTLV
- a CDS encoding response regulator transcription factor; amino-acid sequence: MKTKLLYIEDDTEIATWVRADLEERGYEVLWLGSGEGAAEAAGGCSLVILDVMLPGLDGFTVGQRLKKEHPEVPIVMLSARTSIDDKLHGLDFADDYVTKPFHPDELAARIEVQLRKAGTAISADTVVKLDHLSIYEKDHRIVNEETGEEIILSGKQFHIFAYLLRHMGMIRTKEQIYEAVWNESYLDGDKTLMVHIRHLREKLERDPANPTIIQTVRGVGYRVKKP